A part of Maridesulfovibrio hydrothermalis AM13 = DSM 14728 genomic DNA contains:
- a CDS encoding metal ABC transporter solute-binding protein, Zn/Mn family, which translates to MKKIIIIFILTSLMGCVKQLNVQPPTSNMTIITSLKATYLLAQTLTQNTPINVELVVPKNYSMNSHARYFKSHNLKLHDAAIKSSACITIRSVWNHDDLYPFSRRSNVRIVEIDGSSPVDKTQAGVKLVKITGTDIISPYIWRSPANLTKMADFISKDICQLYPDQASNINSNLKLLKKNLFKLRTKYELKFAELEAVEAISLTADFDYLISEFGIDVTEYFLKQEIDWDKKDYDALSKSIINNGTKIVICKRIPQKKLYKTIITSGAKPVVLTTLTIAQGTNLTPKTKLLNLYSLNLDSIYSGLAIVKNKASD; encoded by the coding sequence ATGAAAAAAATTATTATTATCTTTATATTAACCAGCCTCATGGGTTGTGTTAAACAGCTAAATGTTCAGCCGCCAACTTCAAATATGACTATCATTACTTCTCTTAAGGCTACTTATTTATTAGCACAAACCCTAACTCAAAATACTCCAATTAATGTGGAACTTGTTGTACCGAAAAACTACTCAATGAATTCACATGCAAGATATTTTAAAAGTCACAATCTAAAATTACATGATGCGGCAATAAAGTCGTCCGCTTGCATCACAATCAGGTCAGTCTGGAATCATGATGATCTGTATCCATTTTCCCGCCGCAGCAATGTTCGCATAGTAGAAATAGATGGCTCCTCACCTGTGGATAAAACGCAAGCGGGAGTTAAGTTGGTAAAAATTACAGGTACAGATATAATTTCCCCGTACATTTGGAGATCGCCGGCAAACCTTACAAAAATGGCTGATTTTATAAGTAAAGACATCTGCCAGCTTTATCCTGATCAGGCTTCCAACATAAATTCAAATTTAAAATTATTGAAAAAAAATTTATTCAAACTACGCACAAAATATGAATTAAAATTTGCTGAGCTTGAAGCAGTGGAAGCAATCAGTTTAACCGCTGATTTCGACTATTTGATCTCTGAATTTGGAATTGATGTAACAGAATACTTTCTAAAGCAGGAAATTGACTGGGACAAAAAAGATTATGACGCGTTATCAAAAAGCATAATCAATAACGGGACAAAAATTGTTATTTGTAAAAGAATCCCTCAAAAAAAATTGTATAAAACAATCATTACAAGCGGGGCGAAGCCCGTTGTGCTTACAACTCTAACTATTGCACAGGGTACAAATCTTACACCTAAAACAAAACTGCTAAATTTATATTCATTAAATCTGGATTCAATATACTCTGGACTTGCAATAGTTAAAAATAAAGCCTCCGATTAG